In the Limanda limanda chromosome 1, fLimLim1.1, whole genome shotgun sequence genome, one interval contains:
- the golga2 gene encoding golgin subfamily A member 2 isoform X2, translating into MADQSRQIKLAAAKKKLKEFQQKSSPANGGGEKGGGGGGGGGGGPGAKKKRKGKGLNQYDAPTTDRNSPINDYPDTNGNESLTEENRPLSSTESLRQLSQQLNGLVSESSAAYQNGDGAPVLTEREMESRNQELAAALESSNLTNSQLNIQLDQLAKQSQELTDQLQKERKEFEQRCSKEQGAMREQLQVHIQTIGILVSEKSELQTALQYTQHAARQKTGEAEELNSRLQATKQRVSELERTLSSVSAQQKQFEKHNKELEKERDNLRLEVFRVNNVSEESKQQSSELSERLKLTSQDNGAMRLEVEDLRKRLEIGDLMLQQYSNQSDPSSANQQAQLLVEEKQQLESQNHQLMESIGQLKTERDCYAEQIQEEGLLWKDKTEQLLTQVSLVAEERDRNINRVQELEASITELTNAAALLSQEREAQGNEEPPSSGPSESEVALQESLDRLQQEKEALAEQYQAQLRDNTQLSRMCSEQETRLGEMEQQVESRTQEGEDRRRMLEDVQSDKATISRALTQNRTLKDQLAELQNGFVKLTNENMELTTAIQSEQHVKKELARRMGELQEGLHNVKEELELKNQETQGLMEQRDQVVAHLQQYCAGYQTLASEREQVHLQYLQQCQLMDRLQHDESQGRVQLEISHCQLKETQDHLEQLVRDNEQLKSDVKELLHSSALATSPRDQGDGVESQSMQESPKRSSSIVIPEDFESQKEMEEFIRGALVHLEGERDEARRLLEEEHRLHMAARHQAAVALSLEHQHHSHETDHDHNHEHDHTHSQHGHCEHSHEHSEGGVPVEVHQALQVAMEKLQHRFTTLMQEKVDLKERVEELEHRCIQLSGETDTIGEYIALYQNQRAIMKQKHQEKEHYISMLAQDKEEMKAKLAELQDLVMRLVAERNDWYTRYAEAVAGTSTVNPDLLPVGEDHTHPEHHGHTDMEIDAVSGAEAIEVIPLSESTTGLEAQALSTRAAQTDSKPLGPNEDGTAQQIMQLLQEIQNPQGALRSPPFLGENPCIPFFYRPDEQDEVKILVV; encoded by the exons ACCACTGTCTTCCACAGAGAGCCTGCGGCAGCTCTCACAGCAACTGAACGGCCTGGTCTCTGAG TCATCTGCTGCGTATCAGAATGGAGATGGTGCACCCGTTCTCActgagagagaaatggag AGTCGGAACCAGGAGCTGGCAGCTGCCCTGGAGTCCAGCAACCTAACAAACTCTCAGCTCAATATCCAGCTAGACCAGCTG GCAAAGCAATCTCAGGAGCTCACAGATCAGCTACAAAAG gaGCGAAAAGAATTTGAGCAGAGATGTTCCAAAGAGCAGGGAGCCATGCGCGAGCAATTGCAG gTTCACATCCAAACTATTGGAATACTGGTATCAGAGAAATCAGAGCTACAAACAGCACTACAATACACACAGCACGCTGCACGGCAGaaaacag gggagGCAGAGGAGTTGAACAGCCGTCTGCAGGCAACAAAGCAGAGAGTTTCAGAGCTGGAGCGAaccctctcttctgtctcagCACAACAGAAACAGTTTGAAAAG CACAATAAAGAACTTGAAAAGGAGAGAGACAACCTGAGACTTGAGGTGTTTAGAGTAAA CAATGTGAGTGAGGAGTCGAAGCAGCAGAGCTCCGAGCTGTCTGAGAGGCTGAAACTGACGTCGCAAGACAATGGAGcaatgaggctggaggtggaaGATCTTCGCAAGAGGCTCGAGATTGGTGACCTCATGCTGCAACAG tACTCCAATCAGTCGGATCCCAGCAGTGCCAACCAGCAGGCGCAGTTACTGGTGGAAGAGAAACAGCAGCTGGAGTCTCAAAATCACCAG CTGATGGAGTCGATTGGTCAGCTGAAGACAGAGAGGGATTGTTATGCAGAGCAGATCCAAGAAGAGGGCCTTTTATGGAAGGACAAAACAGAACAGCTCCTAACACAG GTTTCATTGGTtgcagaggagagggacagaAACATCAACCGAGTCCAAGAGTTGGAGGCCAGCATCACAGAGCTAACAAATGCTGCAG cGTTACTGTcgcaagagagagaggctcaGGGTAATGAAGAGCCTCCGTCCTCGGGACCGTCAGAGAGTGAGGTGGCTCTGCAAGAGAGCCTCGACAGACTACAACAAGAGAAAGAAGCCCTGGCTGAACAGTATCAGGCTCAG CTGAGAGACAACACGCAGCTGAGCCGCATGTGTTCTGAGCAGGAGACGCGTCTGGGGGAgatggagcagcaggtggagagCCGAACCCAGGAGGGAGAGGACCGTCGCCGCATGTTGGAGGATGTTCAGTCAGACAAGGCCACTATTAGCCGCGCCCTCACCCAGAACCGGACACTGAAGGACCAGCTGGCTGAGCTTCAGAACGGTTTCGTCAAACTG ACTAATGAGAACATGGAGCTGACCACTGCCATCCAGTCAGAGCAACACGTGAAAAAGGAGCTGGCTCGCAGGATGGGTGAACTGCAAGAGGGACTGCACAATGTCAAGGAGGAG CTTGAATTGAAAAATCAAGAGACTCAGGGTCTGATGGAGCAGAGGGACCAGGTGGTGGCTCACCTGCAGCAGTACTGTGCCGGCTACCAGACCCTGGCCTCCGAGAGAGAACAGGTCCACCTACAGTATCTGCAGCAGTGCCAGCTTATGGACCGGCTGCAGCACGATGAGAGCCAGGGCCGTGTGCAGCTGGAGATCAGTCACTGTCAGCTCAAAGAAACGCAG GACCATCTGGAGCAGTTGGTCAGAGACAATGAGCAGCTGAAGTCTGACGTGAAGGAACTTCTCCACAGCTCAGCTCTTGCAACATCACCGAGAGACCAAG GTGATGGAGTGGAAAGCCAGTCCATGCAGGAGAGTCCAAAGAGGTCCTCCTCCATAGTTATCCCAGAAGACTTCGAAAGCCAGAAAGAAATG GAGGAGTTCATCCGTGGAGCTCTGGTTCActtggagggagagagggacgaggCCAGGAGGCTACTGGAGGAGGAGCACCGGCTCCACATGGCAGCCCGGCACCAGGCCGCTGTGGCCCTCAGCCTTGAACACCAACACCACAGCCACGAAACTGATCATGACCATAATCATGAGCACGATCACACACATAGCCAACATGGTCACTGTGAACACAGTCACGAGCATTCAG AAGGAGGAGTTCCAGTTGAAGTTCATCAGGCCCTGCAGGTTGCCATGGAGAAGCTTCAGCACCGTTTCACGACCCTCATGCAAGAGAAGGTGGACCTGAAGGAgcgggtggaggagctggagcatcGCTGCATCCAGTTGTCTGGAGAGACCGACACCATAG GGGAGTACATAGCCCTGTACCAGAATCAGCGAGCCATCATGAAGCAGAAACACCAGGAGAAGGAGCATTACATCAGCATGTTGGCCCAGGACAAGGAAGAGATGAAG GCAAAGCTGGCGGAGCTGCAGGATCTGGTGATGAGGTTGGTGGCTGAACGGAATGACTGGTACACCCGCTACGCCGAAGCGGTAGCTGGCACAAGCACAGTGAACCCCGACCTGCTTCCTGTTGGGGAGGATCACACTCATCCAGAGCACCATGGGCACACAGACATGGAGATTGATGCTGTCAGTGGAGCAG AAGCCATTGAGGTCATTCCTCTCTCAGAGTCCACCACAGGCCTGGAAGCCCAGGCACTTTCGACCAGAGCAGCCCAGACCGACTCCAAGCCCCTGGGACCCAACGAGGACGGCACTGCGCAACAGATCATGCAGCTACTCCAGGAGATCCAGAACCCCCAGGGGGCTCTAAGATCCCCCCCCTTCCTCGGGGAGAACCCCTGCATCCCCTTCTTCTACCGGCCCGACGAACAGGATGAAGTCAAGATCCTGGTGGTGTGA